Proteins encoded by one window of Simiduia curdlanivorans:
- a CDS encoding acetyl-CoA hydrolase/transferase C-terminal domain-containing protein, which yields MKQNKIYNQLDDVVAEIFARVGKHLVLAAPLGIGKPNRLLNALYLQVKAQPETASLTLYTALSLDIPSAKNWLQQRFLAPFVARHFGVNYPVLAYVQDREQGALAANVRVHEFYFSPGSQMANPVAQQNYICQNYTHVARDLADAGVNVIVQQVARRGERVSLGSNPDVTLDLIERLGKAQQPCLVVAVVNPQMPYLSGEAERSINEFDLLLDDGGAGDQLYALPREAISATDHAIGLYASSLVKDGGTLQVGIGALSDAIANALITRHQHNADYQAALSLLAPTSEERALSLRIGGTSPFVAGLYGATEIVMDSFMHLRKAGVLVRQVYDNIALQKLLDDDQIRTPLRDEDTALLIGAGIIESPLNLACVQRLQSLGLLPLTAKLQGERLVLNDEVSLGLDLAEPDNIAQLSRLLTGQSLQGGRYLEGAFFLGSKPFYQWLGALAGDEWRGINMQRVSQVNELYGGQEMLDRVQRKQARFFNSCMLHTLLGAAASDGIEDGRVVSGVGGQYNFVAMAHALDDGRSVIMLRASRVQDGRAVSNIRWQYGHVTIPRHLRDIVITEYGIADLRGQCDEEVIKRLLAISDARFHAELLASAKAAGKLAADFEPPALWSRNLPARVAPLAELPAFSRYPFGSDFDALELRLIEGLSRLQARFQSPVSAALLILRSLLPARGSADVHQCLARLELTRPKSLREWFAARMLARLL from the coding sequence ATGAAGCAAAACAAAATTTACAATCAACTCGACGATGTCGTGGCTGAAATATTTGCGCGCGTGGGCAAGCACTTGGTTTTAGCGGCGCCACTCGGTATTGGCAAGCCCAATCGCTTACTAAATGCGCTCTATCTACAGGTAAAGGCCCAGCCTGAGACTGCATCGCTTACCTTGTACACAGCTTTGTCGCTAGACATCCCGTCTGCAAAAAATTGGCTACAGCAACGTTTTTTAGCGCCTTTCGTAGCGCGCCATTTTGGCGTCAATTACCCAGTCCTCGCCTACGTGCAAGATCGCGAGCAGGGCGCCTTGGCTGCCAACGTACGGGTGCATGAATTCTACTTTAGCCCGGGTAGTCAAATGGCGAACCCCGTGGCGCAGCAGAATTATATTTGTCAGAACTACACCCATGTCGCGCGTGATTTGGCCGACGCTGGGGTTAATGTGATTGTGCAACAAGTGGCGCGACGCGGTGAGCGCGTAAGCCTGGGTAGTAACCCGGATGTCACGCTCGATCTCATTGAGCGATTGGGAAAAGCCCAGCAACCCTGCCTGGTTGTTGCCGTGGTAAACCCACAGATGCCGTATTTAAGCGGTGAAGCCGAGCGCTCAATCAATGAGTTTGATCTGCTGCTTGACGATGGCGGCGCCGGTGACCAACTGTATGCCTTGCCGCGCGAGGCGATCAGCGCTACCGATCACGCGATTGGGCTTTATGCGAGCAGTTTGGTGAAAGACGGTGGCACGCTACAGGTGGGTATTGGCGCTTTGTCGGACGCTATTGCCAATGCATTAATTACACGTCATCAGCACAATGCTGATTATCAGGCCGCGCTTTCGCTACTGGCTCCCACCTCTGAAGAGCGCGCTTTAAGTTTGCGTATTGGCGGAACTTCACCCTTTGTGGCAGGCCTCTACGGCGCTACCGAAATTGTGATGGACAGCTTCATGCATCTGCGCAAAGCCGGTGTTTTAGTGCGCCAAGTCTACGATAACATTGCCCTGCAAAAATTACTGGACGATGATCAAATTCGCACACCCCTGCGCGACGAAGATACGGCGCTATTGATAGGCGCGGGGATTATCGAGTCGCCCCTAAATTTGGCTTGTGTGCAGCGCTTGCAAAGTCTCGGCTTGTTGCCCTTAACAGCTAAATTGCAAGGCGAGCGGTTAGTGCTTAACGACGAAGTATCGCTGGGCTTAGATTTAGCCGAACCGGACAATATCGCCCAGCTGAGTCGCCTATTAACGGGCCAATCACTGCAGGGTGGCCGCTATTTAGAAGGTGCTTTTTTCCTTGGTTCAAAGCCTTTCTATCAATGGTTAGGGGCGCTGGCTGGCGATGAGTGGCGCGGTATCAATATGCAGCGCGTCTCGCAAGTCAATGAGCTTTACGGCGGGCAAGAAATGCTAGACCGTGTGCAGCGCAAGCAGGCGCGGTTTTTTAATTCGTGCATGTTGCACACCTTGTTGGGCGCTGCGGCCTCGGACGGTATCGAAGACGGTAGGGTGGTTAGCGGCGTGGGAGGGCAATACAATTTCGTCGCCATGGCGCATGCCTTAGACGATGGCCGTTCAGTTATTATGTTGCGTGCCAGTCGCGTGCAAGACGGTCGAGCGGTATCGAATATTCGTTGGCAGTATGGCCATGTCACTATTCCGCGGCACCTACGGGATATCGTCATCACCGAGTATGGCATCGCCGATTTACGCGGCCAATGTGATGAGGAAGTGATAAAGCGCTTGCTCGCCATTAGCGACGCGCGCTTTCACGCCGAGCTGTTAGCGAGCGCTAAAGCGGCCGGTAAATTGGCGGCGGATTTCGAGCCGCCAGCGCTTTGGAGCCGTAACTTACCGGCCCGGGTAGCACCACTGGCAGAGCTTCCCGCCTTTAGCCGCTACCCCTTTGGTTCAGACTTCGACGCGCTAGAGTTGCGGTTGATCGAAGGTCTAAGCAGGTTACAAGCAAGATTCCAATCGCCTGTTAGCGCTGCGCTGTTAATACTGCGCTCATTATTGCCGGCGCGTGGCTCGGCCGATGTGCATCAGTGCCTAGCTCGCCTAGAGTTAACACGACCCAAAAGCCTCCGTGAATGGTTCGCCGCGCGGATGTTGGCGCGCTTGTTGTAA